In Candidatus Margulisiibacteriota bacterium, the genomic window ACGCGGGGGATCAGGCGGCAACCAAGCTCCCCGGCCTCTACTATTTAAAAGACGGTCAGGTGGTCGGCCACGGACGGGGGCGCCAACCGATACTTGATCCGGAGCAGGACCTCGTCCCTTATATCTTAATCCAGGAGGATAATTACGCCGCGATCATGCTCGACAATGCCTGCAACAACGCTTGCGGCTTTTGCTGCGTCAACCGGGGAGGACTCGGCTTTTCCCAGGAAATGGTCAAGCGGACCCTTAAGCATATTTATCAATGTTACGATCAAACCAAACCAGCCCAGCTTCATTTTATCGACTCCAACCCTTTCCGGCGGGTCAACCGCTTCCCCCTGCTCGATCTTTTCGACCAATTCGACGAAACTCACCCGAACGTCAGGAAGCTCTGTTATCTCGACCCGGCAACGCTGACCACTCCCGGGGCGCTGGACCTGCTCGCCCGTCTGGTCAAACACGGCTTCATCTCTTTCTTTCTGGGCCGTGATACCGTAGACGAGGAGGTCGCGGCCAAGATCGGCGTCAATTATAAAGGAGAGGCCAAAAATCAAAACACGCTCAACGAAGAGGGAAAAGCTATTTTCGGGCTGATCGAAGGTTTAGGTACCAGACCGCTCTGGCGAGGCCAACCGTTCAAAGTAACCGTCGCCTACATCATGACCCCGTTCGAAAGTAAGGGGTCACTCCTCAGAATGATTGGTGAAATGGAAAAAGTGGAGCGGGCCAAAACCACCTTTGTTGAGACCGGGATCAGGTTTCACGCCCTCGCTCCCTACCCCGGGACACCGATCAGGCATTGGTATCTCGACCTGCTTAAACAACCAGACGACCCGCACATCAGCATGTCGAAAAACGCCTGGAAACATAGTCTTGGCCCGGCCGCCCAACTGCTCGATCTCTTCAATAAAGAGCGGATCTACTACATGTTTGAGGAAGATGACAAAGGATTCTTCGATCGCCTCCGTCAGGATCACGTTGAACCGGCGTTTGGCTAAATCGCCTTACAAATATTCGCAAAGATAGGCAGCCTCTTCGGCCACTCTGACCTGAAACTTGGAGTTGGCAGGAATCTGAAATAGCGACCCAGCTTCAAACACCTGCCAGTGCTGGCTGTCTGGGAGCATGACGTTAAGGGCCCCGCTGACAACATGCATAAGCTCGTGGGAAGAAGTCCCAAACTCGTATTCCCCCGGCTCCATCACCCCGATAGACTGTTTTCCAGCCTTATTATTGAGGGTCAGCGACTTGACTTTGCCATTGAAGTATTCGTTAACTTTGAC contains:
- a CDS encoding pyrimidine/purine nucleoside phosphorylase, producing MVKVNEYFNGKVKSLTLNNKAGKQSIGVMEPGEYEFGTSSHELMHVVSGALNVMLPDSQHWQVFEAGSLFQIPANSKFQVRVAEEAAYLCEYL